The genomic interval ACAGCGGCTATTTCCTTTACTGGAGTCCCCTTGTCGAGTTGTCTGATTATCCATCTGATCTTCTTGTTCGTTAGCTTTCTCACAAGAGTTGGATGTTGGGTTGTGAAATAATTTTGGGATACTACAAGCATGAGTCCAATACGATTAACACATAAAAGCTTCATCGCCTTATCTTCAGCTACAAGGTTGAGAATTCTAAAGATTCTTGAAAAAAGAAGAATGACCCTGAGCGAGATCTCAAAGGAGATGGGCATGTCGAAATCAACTGTTAGTGAACATTTGGAAAAGCTGCTGGAAGCAGAGCTGATCACAATTGAAAAAAGAGGAAGGTGGACGTATTTTTCACTTACCGATTTTGGCAGAAGAATTGTTGATGGTGAGGAGTTGGTGGTTAGAATAGTGCTAGATTGAAAAACTTTCAGATCCCTCAGGGCCGAAGGTTATGACAAAGAGCATATATATTGTTGTGATAATAATCTGCATGCCAAAGATTATTGAGGCAATTTATGAGGATGGAGTGTTCAAGCCTTTGGAGAAGGTTGAACTTAAGGAAGGAGAAAAAATCAAATTGAGGATTGATGAAAGCATATCCGACATCATAAAAAAGTATAGGAAAAAGTTCAAACTGAATGAAGAAGATATTGAGGTGTTTTTGGCGAATAGAAGATGACAAAAAGGGATCGGTTTGGTTGGATTTGTTCCTTGAAAACGAACAACGAGCAAAAAGAGCAGAAACCATACTTGAACATGTTAAAAGCATTTATTTAAGGTATTTAAGGTGGAAATCGCTGGAACACTTGCCAGGAGATTCAAAAAAGAAGATATTTCTGAGTTTTTAGACGAAATACTGACCAAAGTTGAAATCATCGAAAATCCAGATGGACTTGCCTTTAAGATAGCTCTAAATACAGGTTGCAGAGCGATAGACGCATACTTCATTGCTACTGCAAAACTGACGAACTCAGTCTTGGTGACAAACGACCGGATCATGGCTGGGAATGCAAGAAAAGCGAGGGTGGAGAGCTATTACATCATCAATGAGTTTGATACAGCAATAAAAAGACTTGCCGAAGTTGGTTGAACAAATCTAAAATGGTTGTGTACTCTCAAGTCAGATTAGTTCCGGGAGCACTCATGCTCTCCATATAAAGAATCCGTTCCTAGGGGTTTCTCTTTGTGTTTCTTGGTGCTACGAACAATATTCTTGGCCTTTTTGGCGTTCTATCCCAATATGTGTTTTGCTTCTTCCAACGGTTGTTTGTATGGTTTGATGTTGCTGGTGCTGATGGCTTATTGTTGTTATGCATCTTATTCCAAGTAGTTGTGTTCTCGCAAATTAAAAAACACTCTTTAAGATGTACTTTCAAAATATTCTATGAGTCTCGAAGAACTCTTCAACATATTGAGGAAGTTCAGAGATGAGAGAGGGTGGAAAAAGTACCACACGCCTAAGAACCTTGCTTCCTCGATAGTCATCGAGGCTTCTGAGCTGCTGGAGCTTTTCCAGTGGACGAGAAGTTTCGATGAGGAGCAGCGGGTTCTGAGAGAAAGATATGAGGAAGTGGAGGACGAGGTTGCGGACATCCTGATATATCTGCTGTTCTTCTGTGATATTGCGGACATCGATCCCGTAGAGGCATTTAAGAAGAAAATGGCAAGGAATGAGGAAAGATTTCAGAGGTAGCCTACAGCTAGTCAAAACATTATAAGTCAGAAAATAATATAACCTGCAGACATAATCAAACCATGCTCCCCTTCCAGAATGAGATACTGTGGTTTGTACTGCTACTGGCGAACTTTCTCGGAATAATCATGGCTTACAGAATATTTGGCAGAATGGGGCTGTACGCCTGGACAGCTATGGCAATAATTCTGGCGAACATTCAGGTTATGAAGACCATCCAGTTTTTCGGACTTGTTACAGCAATGGGCAACATCGTTTACGGGACAACATTCCTTGTTACAGATATCCTGTGTGAGAACTACGGCAGGAGAGAAGCGAGAAAGGCGGTAGAAATCGGATTTTTCGTTCTTGTGGCATTCACCTTCCTGATGCAAATCTGTCTGGCTTTTGTACCTCATGAAAGCGACACGCTGAGTCCTGCACTGGAGCAGATATTCGGAATAATGCCAAGAATAACGATTGCAAGCCTTACAGCGTATATTGTTTCGCAGATGCATGAC from Archaeoglobus neptunius carries:
- a CDS encoding winged helix-turn-helix domain-containing protein, which produces MSPIRLTHKSFIALSSATRLRILKILEKRRMTLSEISKEMGMSKSTVSEHLEKLLEAELITIEKRGRWTYFSLTDFGRRIVDGEELVVRIVLD
- a CDS encoding antitoxin family protein produces the protein MPKIIEAIYEDGVFKPLEKVELKEGEKIKLRIDESISDIIKKYRKKFKLNEEDIEVFLANRR
- a CDS encoding queuosine precursor transporter, producing the protein MLPFQNEILWFVLLLANFLGIIMAYRIFGRMGLYAWTAMAIILANIQVMKTIQFFGLVTAMGNIVYGTTFLVTDILCENYGRREARKAVEIGFFVLVAFTFLMQICLAFVPHESDTLSPALEQIFGIMPRITIASLTAYIVSQMHDVWAFDFWKRKTEGRHLWLRNNASTMVSQLIDNVIFTWIAFVGFGIFWEQVFPWDLIAQIFITSYIMKFIVAVFDTPFVYLARSIKGAVEKNEIIQ
- a CDS encoding nucleotide pyrophosphohydrolase; this translates as MSLEELFNILRKFRDERGWKKYHTPKNLASSIVIEASELLELFQWTRSFDEEQRVLRERYEEVEDEVADILIYLLFFCDIADIDPVEAFKKKMARNEERFQR
- a CDS encoding PIN domain-containing protein, coding for MEIAGTLARRFKKEDISEFLDEILTKVEIIENPDGLAFKIALNTGCRAIDAYFIATAKLTNSVLVTNDRIMAGNARKARVESYYIINEFDTAIKRLAEVG